The Maylandia zebra isolate NMK-2024a linkage group LG14, Mzebra_GT3a, whole genome shotgun sequence genome includes the window ATCCACCTCTGAACAGTAGATTAAAACAGGTGTGTCCTTTGCTAGTCCAGTTTCGTCCAGATGAATCCGGTCTGTTATTCCTTGATGCAGTCCAGGCTAGGTGGATCCAGCTGACTACAGACCGGGAACACCGAGTATTTGCAAACATTTTTTAGTCTGTTTCGACTGGTTTCACCTTCAGTTGGATTAAATTTAGTGTAACAAACCGATTACAATAGAGTCTGTTAAACCAAAGTGGACATATACTTTCTTTTTAATTCGTCttaattgttattttaaagTGGCTGTAGATGAGTAGATCCACTCATCTACAACCTGAACAGACTCTGCACATTAAGTGTTTGCAAATACAGACACCGCGTTGCAATCTTGGCTCAGACAGCGACTGTACTGGGCACCTCCTCATAGTGAATGATGAAGTAAGGGTAGCTCTGGTCATCATTGAAGATGACAAAGATCTGGGGGTCCATCCAGTTGTCCACGCAGGAGTCATAGAGGTCGCTAGAGGCGTCACGAGGGTTGATAGGTGGAGGCCGTCGCATAGAGGGATTTCCTACAGTATACCTGTgtgaaaacaaagaggaaaacagaaaagctCAGTTAAGGAGCTGGGACTCTGGAGATACAAGATAATAATTTACCACACAGAAATCTAAATTTCAAGATTACAAGACTGCCGTATCTTTCGCCACACTTCATATAATACAGCATGTAGCGACTGTATGAAATGAAACTGTGCACTGTAGGCGGGTTGTTTTTCCTCGCTTAAATATTCATGTCAATCCCCAAAGACCCGTCATCCATCAGTCTCTGTGCTGCTTATTCGGGGATCATAAATAAGACAAAGGCAGCGGGTAGAGACGTGGAGTCTGTGTTGCTGTTCGGGTCTGACGCTTATGCCGTGGAACAGATTGGACCCAGGTTTACAGACAGAGTGTTGTTCCTAAACCGCCACACAATCCCCTGGGTGCACCACACACTCTGCTGCAGCAAAACAAAGCCGGCAACGTACGATGGGCACAGCCAAATCAGCTGTTTTACATGTGTGGCTCTACATTTGACTTGCATTTTAAAAGGAATTTGTGTAGCATGACGATAGTATGACATGAAAGATGGTTTATGGAAAAGAACCTCCGGTTTCTCACGATCCAGATTGATGCCGATGTGTTCTGTAAATCGAAATGTAGAAGTACTCGAGCGTTTGCGAGAGACGGGGGTCAAAAAGGAAAAGTTGTTTATGCAGAGCCGTGCACTGGAGGGAACATACTTGTCAAACACTGCAAACGGTTCATTAGGGACGCTAAACCGCGCAAGCCAGCGATAAACCCAGGACACATAAGGCCTTGATTTAGCATTTACCAAACTATGTTCTTTCCGACCTCCTCTAAACCAAAGCAGATTTACATCTAGCTAAGATGTAAACGGGGAACAATTAAACAAAGCAAAGCACTGTGAGTGGTATAAGTGGGGGCCATTGCTTTAGAGGCACACAAATCACACGATTAAGCCAATATATTCCCAGCAATTTAACCCAAATGACATGTTATTTTTCCCCCTCCAGATAAATAAAACTCCACCCATAACTGGAGATGTTTTCTTATCAGTGTCCACACaagcatgcacgcacacacctaCCTTCCAGTGAGGACTTTGGCCAGGAACATGCAGTGGACTCCTTTCGGCGAGCGTTTGGAGAAGTTGTGCGAGTAGACAGCTTTACGGGCAAAGTAGGATCCCTGTCCGAACATGGTGGCGTGTTTGCCACAGACTCGGGGGTCGAAGTTGTGCTTGCAGATGCCCTCCACCACGTCGGCCGAGGTGCCGTGGAAGAGGTGACGCTCGCTCAGCTGCCGGTCCCTCTCCGACATGCGCCGCGACATGTACTCCTTCTTCCTGTTGGAGCAGAGGAGGCGAAAGGGGATTTGTCAGCGATTCATTCATTTCAGAAAATAACACACAGACTGTATTGATGAGAAAATACGACTTAACACTAACTGTGACCACAACCTTGCGTGCACTGAAACTGTGGAAAAACGCAGCCCTGAATCTGGTTCTTGCGCAACGATCGGTACAGTGACGCTGTAACGCGCTGCTCATTTTGAAAGTGTTTCAGGCCAGAAAGGCTGTGACCCTGGCATGACCTCCCATGATCTCTCAGTTAGtgacgcgcgcacacacacacacacacacacacacacacacacacacacacacacacacacacacacacacacacacacacacacacacacttaatttCCAAATTTAGAAAAGAGGTGATAAACGCTCTCTTTTCACATGAACATTTCACAAGTCATTTGCgtgcaaatacacacacacgcacaaacagacaAGCAAACAAGCAGTTATGGGTTTCCTGTCATAACCAGAGTGTGGGAAGAGGAACTCTACCGACATTCAGAGGGGGGGGCAACACTTTCAAATTCAgtgacacgcacgcacagaaacacacaccttCAGTCATTTTGAAACCGTGTGGTACCCGTGTGGGAGAGTATAACTGTCACAGCTGATAGGCCTTGCCCTGCACTAATCACAGCGGTTAGCCCTGTGTGTTGAAGACAGGAACATCATCATCACCAAACATCTCTCCATCTGCTGTTTTCACACACCACTGCTGACTCGTTCTCACGAAGTCCCACACAGCTGCTCCCATTTGgcctattttctttctttctttcttacctCCCCactctttacatttttttacattaaacctTTTTTTGATTATCGTTTCAGTCTTAAACGTTTTAGACTTCAATAACAGATATCTGAATAAAAAGGATTAACACCCAGTCTGCACCGCAACAGCAAAGTCTGTGAAACTACCACCGTACTCTGGTGCAACTTCAGCAACACTATGGGTTCATTATATAAAACACAGATCGTTGCTGTTAACATCAATACTTATTTTATGTCCTCAAGTGAGGTCAAATCTCTCGACTGTCAAAACAAGTTTTGAAACTCGTGCCTTTCTCATGACATCGTAGATGTTGATTATTTCAGCAGAGCTGTGCTCGACAACACAACCACACATGCATCAAATTCGAATGCCACAGCTTTCCcacaaagcatgaaaaaaaagaagctacaTGCAAAAGAAATTAATACATGCAACCCTGCCAGCACACTTACTGACAGAAAAGTTTCCTGGTGTCATGGTTAAAGTTTGTAGGAATTATACATGATTAAAAGACATCTCTATAATAATCTGCTTCTCCTCTCACCTCTTATACTTCTCCCATAGGAAGGGGTTCTGCACACGTAGGATCTTGATGATCCTGAACTTGGTCTCCGAAACCGTCTTGTGGAACAGGCTGTACACCGTCCTGTAGCTGCGGTCTTCGCGGGAAACCGGCACCTGAAGGAAGTCCTGGCTCATGGTCATTGGCAACCACGTTTCAGGAAAAAGGCTGGGTGGGTTGGTGGTAGTTGGCGAGAGGGGATATGACGCAGGAAGGTCCATGgacaaagaggaggaggatgatgataatgaggaggaggaagaggatgatgaGCAGGATGAGGAAGAGGACGACGAACAGCTGAGAGGAGATAGAGAGAGGCCGCTCAAAGTCCTAaaacgaaagaaagaaaatgaagcgTTAGATTTCTGACAGTAGTGTAAGAAATATCATTAATGGTTACTTATTTCCTATGTTAATAGCATATTTAGGGCATATACTGCACATTATATAgacaaatatatttatattcagGACAAACCAAGCTACTGACAATAGGCTGTTTGATTATCAAACTGAATGGgataaaagacattttatgaaTTTGCAAGTTGCTTGAtcagacaaaacaaacatttatacaCATCAGTTTTGGTTCTGGGAAGTTGTGATGAGGTTTacatgaaaaatatttagtGCAGCTCGAATTTCTATACTCAGATCTGCAGGCAAAGGGACGTTTTCGGTTTGTAGCCTGAGTACTACCGACCAATCACATATAAGAAAGCAGCTGTAGCTGTGTGCTAATTCTGTCACCTTGAATAAAGTatgattcatttcattttacatgcaatataaagtcattaaaaatgttACTAGGAAGTATTATGTAAGTTACGTCTAATTAGAGGGCAGTGAGATGATCTTACTCGCATGCAATCTTATAAATAACTAGACTACGCAATTTCTGGAGAAACTGTGGTGGGATTGTTGCTATGAGTGGACTCAATCTGTAGCTTGACTTCAGTGCAGCTAAAAAGCCAGAGATAAAGGGGTTGGCTAACAGAGTTGAAGAGAGATGGCTCATAAACACAAGTGTACTGTACCTGAGATAGCAGCTACCTGGTACATAATGGGATTACTCTGAGTGATCATAATAATTTCTGCCATACTGGTTTTGTATTCAAAGTGTAGTCACCCTCACTGTTCAGGGACATTTACCTTGCTGTAGTAAAGCTGTCCCTCCGCAGTACACAATCATTTTGTGCGTGGGAAAAtatttacagttaaaaaaaaggaaatataaaaatgacttttGAAAAGTGTGTTGATGAGGATTACATAATATAGACAAAAAAGTGTCACCCTGAAAAACACCCCACACTGTACTTGAACCCTCGACCTTCAACATACAAGGGACAGAGTGAGAGGTAACTTAGCCCCTAAGCCACTGAGGAATGTGTGACACAGGAGGGGCTCTCACCAACTTCAATTGTTTTGAAGTATGGtctgtttacaaaaaaaaagacaacaaaaaatatCAATAAACTGCTCATAGTTGAGAATCCGCATTATGAAAAGGCCTCCACACGATGCTCAGAAAGACCGGACAACTGTGACTGGATCAGAAGCGCCGATTACTCTGCTGCCCTTTATTGAAACCTCATCTCTCTTCATCTGCCTTTATCCATGCCTGCTGAAGGTCAGTGAGAGCAGCTTTGGAGGAATTTACAGCAACCAAACCATCACCTAATGGCACCCCAGCACACTCCCCATCTCTCCACCTTCCTATAGCTGTGCTCCCATATGCCTACAAtcaataccccccccccccccctccccccatacACACACCCAAAAATCCCCAAGAGTGAAACAAAACTGCCCGCCTGCCTGCCGCAGTGGACTAGCATTTCCACGAGCGCGCTCTCTAAAAATCATCTGCCACTGACTGTCAACAATGACATCACCGCACAGGGGAGCGGAGCAGCTCCTCAGCAGCCGTCAGCCATCACCgaccaaacaaaacaacaggacTGCGCGAAAATGAAACCCAGACACCAAACAAGACAACAGGGAGGCGAAGTGAAGCAGAGACAGGAGCGAGAACAAGACACGAGGGGGGGGAAATAAAATGCCCATTGTGGAGCTGtcaaaaagtgacaaaaaaagaaaactattaCGTCTGGCATTTGAGTCGGTAACAGTAGTTTGGCTGTCAAGTTATCGCCCTCCAAGTGTAAATGCTGTTAGTGCTATCAGCCATAAgaaagtgagtgtgtgtgtgtgtgcgcgcgttgTCAGGAGACTGTGATCAGAGTGACTCTAAGTCGGTGCGACAGTTTTTCTcatctcctttctctctctctctctcgcttatCTTGTCTGTCCGGTCTCgatctctcccccctcctccctgAAATCGATGTCTCTATTCCCTGTGTGCTTTGAAGAGATCACAGACAGCCTGCTGCAGAAAACAAGTGTGAAATGAAAAGGGACAGATAACACGAGAATGATGGACTTGGGGGAGAGAAAagagtgaggaaaaaaagaaaaggaggaagatTAGGGGCAGATAACAAGGGGGGGAGAGAGGGGAGGAGATGGCTGAAAATAACACCGGCAGAGCAGAAAGAGATGACAGAAGGAAGGCGGGGGGAGAGTGGTGGGGAGGGGAGTGAGGGGGGAGAGTGCCAATCAAGCTAATGACCTCAACCTCCAAGCCCAAGCACAGATTGTTCctgatagacacacacacagacacacacacgccaaCAAACTGTTTCAGGTCACTCGAAAGGACACCGGACGGACTGACAGCCATTCCTTTGCACAAATAAAATTCCCATTTTATTGGATCGCCTGGctagaagctttttttttcttttttggtgccCATTGTGTGACTGTGATCAGATAAAGTAATTAActgaagctcacacacacaccaaatggATGACAACGTCCCATAACAAGTCACTCAATCCAAATTCCAGCTCCCCACAGGAACATTTCACACTCCTTCACTCACCAACTCCACTCTGCTGTGCACCCAGTCTGGAAACCATTTAGACCTCATTCACTTCCTCAGCTGTGCTCTGCGTCtccctccttctccctctctctctcttttccttctctccttttctcCCTCCATCTCCTGCTCTCCATTTTGTCTTCCCCTGCCTGTCAGGGCCCCGGTAGGAACAGCTCGTTCTAGCGTTCGCTCTGTGTGGGAAACTGGCAGGACACCGCTACAGCAGCCTGCTCGGCAAAGGAAGTGAAAGATTCTGCAAATGGGGTGAAATGACTCCACTTGTTTCCAATCTGGTATTACTTGTTTCAAAAATAAGACCCGAGTGCTGCAAGCCAGATCACTTCACTGCTATAAGGACAGGAAGTTGACTGAGCTAAAgaaagaatttatttttttttaaaaagaaaagaggggaaagaaaCGCATTAGAAAAGGTTCGCTAGATCTGGAGCGCTaatgttttgcttcttttcacCCTTTCCTTGATTTCTGCCTCTGCCCCGTCTCTCGACTTGACTCGTCTGTTCTCGTTTGCCTCCTTTATCTCATTTTCCCGTCCATCTGCTTCGCTCTGCACAGGACATCTCCCCGTGTCCCAGTGACTCTGTTTGACGTGCCAAAAATCTGTGCCGTGGTAAAGATGGGGTTTGAGTTTAGCTCAGGCTGCCAGTGTGCAGCAGAAAAGATAAAATGTGAATACAGTGTTCAGTATTCAACGCTGACTGTGACATTAACATCATGTACCGACCTCTGTGTGCCTGCAGCGTCTCCAAACTACAAATTCAGGATGCTCAGAGAACACAGAGAGCCACAAGAAGATGGCGTGTCAGATACTCAAGAATCAACTTTGTGTGCGAGTGACTTTGCACATGTTGCCAGGGACTTTTTTTGTGTTGAACGCAGAACTTTGTTCTAGAAGTCAGTGTTGCTTCATGTGCAAAAATACTAAATGTTCTCTGATCTAAGTGCTAAACGATTTAGACAGCTCTGCTGGAAAGTACAAAGGCAAGCCAGcagggaaaaacagaaaagcaagGCTATTAATCTATTTAATGACTGCTACCTTTCAAACGAGAACTGCTACTATTAATTAGTACCAATACTAAGCTCTGGAAAAAGTCGTTTTCTGGCATTACTTACTATAAGGCTGGGTGCATCTTGGCAATAGTCATTATGTGATTAACAGCTTTGGCCTCAGATGCAGTCCTTTATTTAAAGTCTGCATCACAACAACCGTCACATTAGGTAGTTCAGAACAGCCACCATACTGGGTGTATCACTCCGCCCAATCTAAACTAAGCCTAATGCCCGCGCAGAGTACAATACAGTTCCTATGAATACAGTAACACGTTCACAAAAACGAGTCTCTGCTTACATTACTGCAAGTGATGCTCTGAGAGCAAATCCACTAAGTCACTGTGGAGACatctcagctgtgttgttgtttatctACTCGAGCCATGTCTTCACCATGGCCAAAACCTCAACCTCTGGATCCAGCTTTAGCTCTATTAGTGCTCACCTCCTAACCACAAAAGCAAAGCTGTAGTTAGATCTAATATCAGCCATGTTTACTTACTGTAGGTGTGGTGTGAGAATCACGGAGGACATGAACATGGGCCGCTTCTTGATCTGACGTCGGAACCCGAAGACTGCGTTCTGCTGGAAGCCCTCCCTGATGTTGAGGATATACTGGTTCTGGAGCGTAATGAACCTCACCTCCTTAAGACCTCTCGAACTCGCCTCCTCTATGAGCTTAACCACAGGCTGTGGAGCAGAAGGAAAGGGAgggaaaacacatttgtttacCATTTTCTGCAGGTAACTTCTGCATTTTTCCATTTTACCTGTAAATCAAATGTGGCCATTGCAAAGACGATAAATAAAAGGTCACACATGGATAAAAAGCTGTGTTACAAAAGCAAGTAGTTTGTGTACATGAGAGCTGTTTTTCTAAATCCACCCCATCACTGGACAATTGATTAATGTGGGCGAAGCTAATGTGTCTGGCATCTTGTTCGCAGAGCCTGAATGCACCcgaacacacacaaataaatgcacCGAATGGCTCACCTCGGAGTATTCCCTCCAGCCAAAATTGTCTCTGCAGTAGTACTTCCACACTGTGTGACAGCTGGGGGTGGGGTTTGGGTTCATCGCAGGCAGGGGTAGAGGGCTGGGGGGGGTGCTCAGTCGTCGGACGCAGTCAAACTCGAGGTCGCACACTCGCATCGTCCCAAAGTCTAGGGCAAACACTCGACCCCTGCAACACAAGGTTTGAAGTCATTAGAATAACTACGTAGCTAAGCGCTGCAGTCAGCAATGCACATTAACCCGGATGGCTAGCACGCAGGGCTGTGGAGTGATGACCTTGTTGTTAAATAGTCACAGTTTATATTTCCATTAGAAGCTGTGCTACAAAGCACGAAACTGTTGATGGAACGTTAACTTAATCCGTGAGCCCTGGAGCAGGATGATCAAACCTCTACTTAGTCACTTATACTGAGCTGCATAGGGTGTAAATTTAAAGTAAATGACttacaaatgaaaaacagaaagccaTACATGACAACTGTGCTTCAAAGTGCCCTTGAGCAAGTTACTAGGATTAACTTTACTTTGACTTCCCCATGGAACCAGCTCATGGGAACAGCTCTCTCATTATGTACAACGATGGCTGACATTGCTCTCAAATCTTTACAGTAAGTAACCAAATAGCTGCCTAGCaaattttatattatataaaaagaTAGGTTAGCCCTTCCAAATCAAAACATCAGTAAACATCAACAAAGAAAATAccagaacattaaaaaaaaaaaaagttaaccaaacaaatttaaaaatgtgagtttttagttgttttgttctgtgtgtgtgtgttttttaaagagaTCACCGAGTCCACAGATCTAAGGCTCTCAGACTCTGTAGCTCtctcagagggagagagctacAGAGTCTGAGAGCCAATGTTGAAAAAGCTGTGTCCTTTTCAGCCTCATATGATAAGCAGCCAGCAggccctgatcacatgacctcagggacctgctggggaCATAAGAATGTAAAAGTTCACTGATGTAAGCTGGTGCTTGTCCATCTACAGCTCTAAAAGTCAGAACCACAGTCTTAAAATGAATTCTGCATTCAGTGGGGAGTTAGTGCAGCTGCAGACGATTCGGGGAGTTTTTGCTTTGACAAGTGAAcaatgaattacaataatctagacatgatgataataatgataatactcCAGCCCCTGCTCTAAAGCCTTGCTATTTCGAGTAGCAAACAATCAGGTTAACCTACAGAATAATGATCTAGTAGCTGTAGGTGGTCAGTGAATGCACTTCAGCATAGTACAGTAGAGTTACCAtctgccaaaaaaataaatagggGAAACACATAATCTTTTCACGCCCATACAACCTCGCCTTAACCCCTCTCTGTCCCAACACACGCGGGTCAAAAACACTGTTGCGTGCATGtctgagtgtgtgcatgtgcatcagTCGCGCTGCATTAGTCCTCCCTCGAGCCTCCGGCAAATCCTTTCTGGGTCAGACATACCACTTACATAAATGTGGCCAAACACACTGGCGTGCTATGGCAAGGACACACATATACACGATCTATACAAATATTTAACACACTAAACATGCACATGACACTACAGCCATAGAAGCGGGCACATTGCATGATGATGTTAATGGTCTCATTGATATTAGTGAGAAGCTAAGTGAATGTAACGTGAAAATgttagactgtgtgtgtgttactttaaaaaaagtacACTACACAGTTTAGAGGTTTCCCACTGAAAAACAGAGAAgtggagcagcagcagtagcagtaGCGCTGAAACCTCCTTATAAGTTCAACAGCCTGAAGCGGTGAAACCTCGTATTATAATGGCCGAAGAGAAAACAAGTCTTCAGTTTCATCCACTAAGTGCAGGTACTGGCTGCTGGGGTTACTGGCAAACACACCAGTGTCTCACAGGAAGGTGATAATGAGAGGTCCCGTCTCGTTTTTTGAAAACTCGCATAAACACTGACTCAAATGGTAGTTACATACCCTAAATTTACATCTGTATTTCTGCAAAGTCATACCGCGAACACATCTCTGGAATAGGAAGTGAAATGAGAGTTCATTTAGAGAGCacgtgcaaaaacaaaacagtaactgAAGAGTGAGTCACTGATAACCAGATCACCTGATTaccagaaacacacagagagaaggtGCAGATAATCCCTGCGACTTTCTGAATTCTTCTCAACTAACGCAGACGCATTTCAgtttaaaatgggaaaaaaacaaaacaaaaaaaatgactaGCTGTATTaatgtgaaaatgaaaggcagaaatggaagagaaaaacagaacaacaaTGAAAAAAGGTGCAAGGGAGTGatgatacaaaaataaataaatctgattttCACTGATGCTGATCTTTAGTTTCACCCTGTCCTGCACCTGTGCGCTCTcctgtgacatgttttcatGGTATCGGAACAGAATGTTTTTCGCCTGTGACGGTATGTAATGatgacacgtgtgtgtgtgtgtgtgtgtgtgtgtggctgactAACAAACCATGCACAAGTGTTATGAGAAAATGAACTTGAGCTTTCCATCCTACCTCACTCATTACCACAGTGTCGTTACTgatatgttttcatttaaaagcaTGCTTGTTATATTTACACCTCAGGTCTGCTCTACTCTGGTCTAGTAGGACCTCTAAAAAGACTGTTTGAAAAGCCTCTGACCCAgttctgcctccatctcactctaCCCCTTCCAACCATGTGTCCtacttcactacatccatgaacctcctgTGAGGTCTTATTTTCCTCCTCCGACCAGTATTTCCACCATCTCCACAAACCACCTCAGCCTTGCTTTTTCAACCTTATCATTTCAACATAAAACACTGAttggaaattttaaaaaaggatgtAGCCTCTGTATCTACCTCTCACACATCCTACTCTCTCCCTCCCCGCTGCACATTCAGACAAATACTGGAGTCTCCGGA containing:
- the tiparp gene encoding protein mono-ADP-ribosyltransferase TIPARP codes for the protein MDKTLHILQKSTDGVPTGITLDVSLNMDEGEDFTEQQIVGLSDKIPLVKPYFKKKQRKLDAKCLHRALEDPILTTLLSTDTLVSGDGVFVPRNQPGRTPGNLCAAAVVKQNCLGQVCLKDRGTADNATAGAGVPGLITQDVDVEIADTTTELDETVRRGERPKISDSSPDCFQLKPGLGESGSAVTITAPSRDIPPIVAPQVPPHQEEAIKSNDLLTSGATNPPVKDCTGISDPLLLQPDKGVLFQDKSEEASLDLVFELLTQLQYHTHQSDSVDICVDFLQGLCVYGNDCAHHHTVLPYHWQIRKSSSQTWQSIADDSQEQLERLYCNPDNEQVRLKYQGRVFALDFGTMRVCDLEFDCVRRLSTPPSPLPLPAMNPNPTPSCHTVWKYYCRDNFGWREYSEPVVKLIEEASSRGLKEVRFITLQNQYILNIREGFQQNAVFGFRRQIKKRPMFMSSVILTPHLQTLSGLSLSPLSCSSSSSSSCSSSSSSSSLSSSSSSLSMDLPASYPLSPTTTNPPSLFPETWLPMTMSQDFLQVPVSREDRSYRTVYSLFHKTVSETKFRIIKILRVQNPFLWEKYKRKKEYMSRRMSERDRQLSERHLFHGTSADVVEGICKHNFDPRVCGKHATMFGQGSYFARKAVYSHNFSKRSPKGVHCMFLAKVLTGRYTVGNPSMRRPPPINPRDASSDLYDSCVDNWMDPQIFVIFNDDQSYPYFIIHYEEVPSTVAV